The following are from one region of the Saccharomyces cerevisiae S288C chromosome I, complete sequence genome:
- the NTG1 gene encoding bifunctional N-glycosylase/AP lyase NTG1 (DNA N-glycosylase and apurinic/apyrimidinic (AP) lyase; involved in base excision repair; acts in both nucleus and mitochondrion; creates a double-strand break at mtDNA origins that stimulates replication in response to oxidative stress; required for maintaining mitochondrial genome integrity; NTG1 has a paralog, NTG2, that arose from the whole genome duplication): MQKISKYSSMAILRKRPLVKTETGPESELLPEKRTKIKQEEVVPQPVDIDWVKSLPNKQYFEWIVVRNGNVPNRWATPLDPSILVTPASTKVPYKFQETYARMRVLRSKILAPVDIIGGSSIPVTVASKCGISKEQISPRDYRLQVLLGVMLSSQTKDEVTAMAMLNIMRYCIDELHSEEGMTLEAVLQINETKLDELIHSVGFHTRKAKYILSTCKILQDQFSSDVPATINELLGLPGVGPKMAYLTLQKAWGKIEGICVDVHVDRLTKLWKWVDAQKCKTPDQTRTQLQNWLPKGLWTEINGLLVGFGQIITKSRNLGDMLQFLPPDDPRSSLDWDLQSQLYKEIQQNIMSYPKWVKYLEGKRELNVEAEINVKHEEKTVEETMVKLENDISVKVED, translated from the coding sequence atgcaaAAGATCAGTAAATACTCATCTATGGCAATTCTGAGGAAAAGACCGCTGGTAAAGACTGAAACTGGGCCAGAATCAGAACTCCTACCGGAGAAAAGGACCAAAATCAAACAAGAAGAGGTTGTCCCTCAACCCGTGGATATCGACTGGGTTAAATCGCTGCCAAATAAGCAGTACTTCGAATGGATTGTGGTTAGAAACGGCAATGTGCCCAACAGGTGGGCCACACCATTGGACCCCTCGATCCTTGTCACTCCGGCCTCGACGAAAGTCCCTTACAAGTTTCAAGAAACATACGCTAGAATGCGAGTACTGAGATCTAAGATTCTAGCCCCCGTCGATATAATTGGTGGATCATCCATTCCTGTAACGGTTGCCTCTAAGTGTGGTATCTCGAAAGAGCAGATATCACCGAGGGACTACAGATTACAGGTCCTTCTTGGGGTGATGCTATCATCGCAAACAAAAGATGAAGTTACCGCAATGGCAATGCTTAACATAATGCGGTATTGTATAGACGAACTGCACAGCGAAGAAGGTATGACATTAGAGGCCGTTTTACAAATCAATGAGACCAAATTAGACGAATTGATTCATTCAGTTGGGTTCCACACAAGGAAGGCCAAGTATATTTTGTCAACCTGCAAAATCCTTCAAGATCAGTTTTCGAGTGATGTTCCAGCTACGATTAATGAGCTATTGGGCCTGCCCGGTGTAGGGCCCAAAATGGCTTATCTAACATTACAAAAGGCATGGGGCAAGATTGAAGGTATCTGCGTTGACGTTCACGTGGATAGATTGACCAAGCTTTGGAAATGGGTAGATGCGCAGAAATGCAAGACTCCAGATCAGACAAGAACTCAATTACAAAATTGGCTGCCTAAGGGGCTTTGGACAGAAATAAATGGGTTGCTGGTTGGATTTGGACAAATAATCACTAAATCGAGGAACCTTGGTGACATGTTACAATTCTTGCCACCGGATGATCCCAGAAGCTCCTTAGATTGGGATTTGCAGTCTCAATTGTACAAGGAAATCCAGCAAAATATCATGAGTTATCCAAAGTGGGTGAAATACCTGGAAGGAAAACGTGAACTGAACGTGGAGGCGGAAATCAATGTTAAACACGAGGAGAAAACAGTTGAAGAAACTATGGTCAAACTGGAAAATGATATTTCTGTTAAAGTAGAGGACTAA